CTGAAAAAGGCCAGCCCCACCCACAGTATCACCCCCCGGTGCAGCTTGAGCACCCCCATGAGGATGCTGAGGGCCAGAGCGATGCCAAGGCCAAGCTCCAGCCGAAACATGCTGCCGTGCGCAATGATCAGAAACGACAGCCAGGGCGCAAATGCCAACACCAGCTTCAAGAATCCCATCATGGCATTCCCTCCGGGGAAAGGATTGGCGCAGTACCGCAATATATGCGCGTCAGGAACTATGATCCCATGCACAGGGAGATGAAACGCCTGATCCCGAATACTGTTATAGTCTTATGCCCAGTTTTTCTTCCAGCTTGCGGCTGGCAATAACAATGACCGTTGTTACGGTCAGGGTGATGGTAATGTTCAGTAATACAAAGGCAACGGGCGGCAGCTGCAAGGGCTTGTAAAGCCACATGAAGACCAGCAGGGGCGTGGGCAGATGAAAAAGATAAAAGCGAAAGCCGTTGCGCTCAAACCATGCAAAAGGAGCAAACAACTGCACCAGCGGGTACAGCCCGGCTGTGAGTAAAAACATATGGTACACCAGCAAGGCGCAAAGCAGGGACACAATCCACCCGCTCACAGGCGCGCCCGCATAGGGCCACAGCAAAACGATCAAAGCCGTGAGCCCAAGCCCCAGAGCCAGCGGGCGGGCGCGGCACAAGGCATTGAGGGCCTCGTGATTTCTGAAAGCCACAATGCCCATGTAGTAACAAAGAATGAACGAAGGCGCTTCCCACAGGCAATACCACTTGAGCCAGCCGCCATAGTTCTGCAAGCACAGTGCGGCCACCAAGGCCACCATGCCGCCGGTAAGTGCCGTGTCGCGCCCCAGCTTTTGCAGAACCCACAGGGCGATAATCCAGAAAAGGGTGATCCAGAACAGCACCAGCAAGAACCACAGATGATCTGTGAACAGGCCAAGCGCAACGGATTTCCACGTTTCAAGCAGTGTTGCGTCTGCCGGATGCCCAAACGCGGGGATGGAAAAGAGCGTGTAGAGCGGGGCTACCCAGAGCATGCCCACGCCAAACCAGGGCAGCAGGAGCCTGCGCCCCCTGTGCAGCGCGTGTTGCAGGGGGGTGCGCTTGCCGGCATCCCACGAGGCGGCAAACAGAAAGCCCGAGGCAAACATGAAACACTGGATAAGGGTAGAGCCGGAGATGGCCGTGAACAAATCCGCCCAGGGCTGCGGGGTATCCGCATAGAGCTTCCAGAACGGAAAGGGCGTGGCGTAAAACATGACGCAGTGCATGACCACAACCAGAAAAAGGCACTTGGTTTTAAGCAGGGCAATGTGGGGATAGTGCATGGAGGTCGCCTTGGTGGAAGTATGCGAAATAGCACCCTGAACAATGGCCGACAATAGCGTGACCCGCCGCGCAGGGCAAGCGGGTTGCTTCTGCGCGGCGGGTCGAAAACATCTGGACATGCGTTGGCAATGGCCGGGGAAGGAACAGGGTTTAAGCGCTGGCCTCCGCAATCCAGTTGGCGACTTCATCCTTTGTGGGCACCCTGCCCGTGCATTTTATCTGGCCGTTGACCATCACCGCCGGGGTGGAGATGATGCGCGCCGCCATGATTTCCCTGAAGTCAGACACCTTGAGCACCGAAATTTCACCGCCAGCCTGTTCCGCAGCCTTGCGCACCACGTTTTCCGCATCCACGCAACGTGCGCAGCCGGGGCCGAATACCTTGATTTCCATTTATTTTGCTCCTGAAAGTTATGCCAGGAATGACCCTGCCAGATTAAACAACCAGCCCACCAGGGTGAACATAAGCAAAAGATAGCCAACAAAAATGGCCAGCAGCTTGCCTGTCATGACCTGCCGCAACATGAGCATTTCCGGCAGGCTGACCACAACGGTGCTCATGCAGAAGGCCAGAGTGGTGCCGATGGGCAGCCCCTTGGTCAGCAGGCTTTCCATAATCGGGATGATACCCGTTACGCTGGAATACAGAGGGATGCCCAGCAGGACAGAAAGCGGCACAGACCACCATTCCCCGGCGCCAAGATGCTCGGCAAACCAGTTTTCCGGCACAAAGCCATGTAGGGCCGCGCCCAGCCCAACGCCTATGATCACCCACTTCCACACGCGGCGAAAAATGGTGGAGGTCTCCGACCATGCAAAGTCGTGCCGATGGCGCAGGGTAATGCGTGGGGAGCAGACCGGAGCGCCACCTGCACTCTTGGCTTCTTCCGCTTGCGCGGGCATGCTGGCCATGGCCTCAAGAATAAAGGGATGCAGCCAGCGTTCGGCCTTGATGGCATCCATGAGGCAGCCGCCAATGATGCCAGCGGTCATACCCACAACCACATAGGCTACAGTGATCTTCCAGCCCAGCAGGCCCCACAGCAAAACCACGGCCAGCTCGTTGATAAGCGGAGAGGTGATGAGAAAGGACATGGTGATGCCCATGGGGATGCTAGCCGTGGTGAAGCCGAGAAACAGCGGGATGCTTGAGCAGGAGCAAAATGGTGTAACCGCGCCAAAGGCGGAGCCGAGAAAATAGCCTACGCCCTTTGCCTTGCCGCTCAGATAATCACGCACCCGCTCCACGTTGAGCCCGGCCCGCGCCCAGGCGATGGCATAGATAAGCGCCACCAGCAGAAGCAGAATCTTTGCCGTGTCATAGAAGAAAAATTCCACGGATTCCGCAATGGGCGAGCCAGGGGCAAAACCCATGAGGCCCACAGCCAGCCAGTGCGCCGCAGGCTGCATGACGGAATAGGCCAGCCACCACAGCGCAGCGAGGACAGTAATCACCGCAGTGTATTTGAGGTTCCAGCCGCCAGCCACTGGCTTTTGGGGGGCCTGCTGGGAGGTATTTTTGCAGCAGCATTGTTGTTGAAGAGGCGTGTTCATGGCAGATGTCTATATTTTAATATTTGTTGAATAGTTGATATGTTGGAGCCAAAAAAAAGAGGCATTTCCCCCTACAACTTCGGCAATATGCCTGGCGCTACGCCGCTTGCCGCCCGGAACCTCTGGCATTCGCCGGGGTTGGCGGAGCAGCATTCTGACGTAAGGTAGGCGATCACCTCAAGCATCAGGGGGATGCTGGCCTTGTAGCGCATAAAACGTCCCTCCTTTTCAACAGTCACCAGGCCGCTGTGCACCACGGCCTTGAGGTGAAAGGAGAGGTTAGTGGAGGGAATATCCAGCTGACGGGCAATTTCGCCAGCCACCAGTCCCTGCGGAGCATTTTTGACCAGCAGCCTGAACAGGTCGAGGCGTACCTCGGACGACAGGGCTTCAAATATGCTGGCGGCAGTTTTGCTTTCCATAAAATGACATTTCAACATTAATTGATCTATGTCAAGGGGACGAAAAAAACTGCGGCAAACAAAAGTTCGTCGCAGCTCTTTTTAAATGAATTGATGTAGCTGAGGCTGTGGTGCGCCGTGCGCGCCACAAACAGCACAATGCTCTGTTAGGAACCGCTGTGTCCGTTGCCGTTTCCGTTGCTCATGGAGGCAATGGTCTCGCGCAGGTCGGCGGCCATCTGGGCCACCTCGCGGGCGGTGACGCCAAGCTCTGTCATGGCGTTGGAAATATCCAGCGCGATGGAATCAACCGTGCCAATGTTGCCGTTGATTTCTTCAGAGGCGGTGGACTGCTTTTCAGCCGTGGTGGCGATTATGCCGATCATGTCGGCGGTCTGCATGACCTGGGTGACAATTTCCTGCAAGGCTTCGCCGGCCTGGGTCACAAGCTCCACGCCCTGCTGTACGCTGGCGTCTGTTTCATCCATCAGCGCAATATTGCTGTGAGCGCTGTCCTGAATGCCTTTGACGGCGGAGGAAACTTCCATGGTGGCCTGCATGGTTTTTTCCGCCAGTTTGCGCACTTCATCGGCAACCACGGCAAATCCGCGCCCTGCCTCACCAGCGCGGGCGGCTTCAATGGCGGCGTTGAGTGCCAGCAGGTTTGTCTGGTCGGCAATATCGCTGATGATGCCAAGGATTTTACCCACGTCCTGCGCCTTGCTGCCAAGATCGTGCAGGCCGGTGCTCATGGTTGTGGTGTGCTTGCGCACATCGGCTATGGCTTCAATGGACTGATCGGTGATCTTCTGGCCGCTCTGGGCGCGTTGCCGGGCCTGATC
The sequence above is a segment of the Desulfovibrio sp. genome. Coding sequences within it:
- a CDS encoding acyltransferase — protein: MHYPHIALLKTKCLFLVVVMHCVMFYATPFPFWKLYADTPQPWADLFTAISGSTLIQCFMFASGFLFAASWDAGKRTPLQHALHRGRRLLLPWFGVGMLWVAPLYTLFSIPAFGHPADATLLETWKSVALGLFTDHLWFLLVLFWITLFWIIALWVLQKLGRDTALTGGMVALVAALCLQNYGGWLKWYCLWEAPSFILCYYMGIVAFRNHEALNALCRARPLALGLGLTALIVLLWPYAGAPVSGWIVSLLCALLVYHMFLLTAGLYPLVQLFAPFAWFERNGFRFYLFHLPTPLLVFMWLYKPLQLPPVAFVLLNITITLTVTTVIVIASRKLEEKLGIRL
- a CDS encoding thioredoxin family protein translates to MEIKVFGPGCARCVDAENVVRKAAEQAGGEISVLKVSDFREIMAARIISTPAVMVNGQIKCTGRVPTKDEVANWIAEASA
- a CDS encoding permease gives rise to the protein MNTPLQQQCCCKNTSQQAPQKPVAGGWNLKYTAVITVLAALWWLAYSVMQPAAHWLAVGLMGFAPGSPIAESVEFFFYDTAKILLLLVALIYAIAWARAGLNVERVRDYLSGKAKGVGYFLGSAFGAVTPFCSCSSIPLFLGFTTASIPMGITMSFLITSPLINELAVVLLWGLLGWKITVAYVVVGMTAGIIGGCLMDAIKAERWLHPFILEAMASMPAQAEEAKSAGGAPVCSPRITLRHRHDFAWSETSTIFRRVWKWVIIGVGLGAALHGFVPENWFAEHLGAGEWWSVPLSVLLGIPLYSSVTGIIPIMESLLTKGLPIGTTLAFCMSTVVVSLPEMLMLRQVMTGKLLAIFVGYLLLMFTLVGWLFNLAGSFLA
- a CDS encoding helix-turn-helix domain-containing protein; amino-acid sequence: MESKTAASIFEALSSEVRLDLFRLLVKNAPQGLVAGEIARQLDIPSTNLSFHLKAVVHSGLVTVEKEGRFMRYKASIPLMLEVIAYLTSECCSANPGECQRFRAASGVAPGILPKL